In a single window of the Dinghuibacter silviterrae genome:
- a CDS encoding WbqC family protein, with protein MVLTTESQYFGSIDYYVASIEFSYWNFEQYQRWEKGRHLNRCYLLGPNNPLVLSVPLEAGRGQKTHLKDVRISYREQWGVRHWRSIHDAYRRSPWFEYYAHGLEPLFKERPEYLDEWNRMTQQWVLKQLKWTGEWGQTETPGERVEYKSAPMTEAPYRYPQVFEDRHGFVANLCILDLLFCEGPGAKGILEAARRENGGA; from the coding sequence ATGGTATTAACAACTGAAAGTCAATATTTTGGAAGCATAGATTACTATGTTGCTTCAATAGAATTCTCATATTGGAATTTTGAACAATACCAAAGGTGGGAAAAAGGCCGTCATTTGAACCGTTGCTACCTGTTGGGGCCCAATAACCCCCTCGTTTTAAGTGTCCCCCTGGAGGCCGGGAGGGGTCAAAAAACGCATTTGAAAGATGTCAGAATTTCATACCGCGAGCAATGGGGGGTGCGGCATTGGCGATCGATCCACGACGCCTACCGGCGATCGCCCTGGTTCGAATACTATGCACACGGTCTCGAACCGCTCTTTAAAGAGCGGCCGGAATACCTGGACGAATGGAACCGGATGACCCAGCAATGGGTCCTGAAACAACTGAAATGGACGGGGGAATGGGGGCAAACGGAGACCCCCGGAGAAAGGGTGGAATATAAAAGCGCCCCGATGACGGAGGCGCCCTACCGCTACCCGCAGGTTTTCGAAGACCGCCACGGCTTCGTGGCCAACCTGTGCATCCTGGACCTGCTGTTTTGCGAGGGACCGGGGGCAAAAGGGATCCTGGAGGCAGCGCGCCGCGAAAATGGCGGCGCCTAA
- a CDS encoding RagB/SusD family nutrient uptake outer membrane protein, giving the protein MKKLAYILAPAVLLSSCSKSFLDLTPKSEVTTGSFYKTSADAITAVNGCYTVNQSTNLYGADVEVLMEERGDNVLDLDISAGSGTNYKIAHFIEDPSNALLYNAWVQLYNGVFLCNSLLDQIGPIPMDSTLKNRVRGEAQFLRALHYFNLVRLWGPVPLVTHVISSSEALQLKRDSVATIYQQIEADLTFAAANLPASYTGADVGRVTAGAANGLLGKVYLYEKKYSQAATALQAVINAGVYSLQANIATVFTTKYNSEILYAVRYASGITGQDHAFWFTDNNNLPTIDSSIVKAYGAGDLRKTLTDAVKPTNLSFTGPRKYIDAPDASNNSGMDFPVLRYADVLLMEAEALNEQGYNPTAFTYLNQVRQRAGLAAETAASLPDQNTFRQEVYLERRLELPFECDRWFDLVRTGNAITAIAADAGKEVVTGTPIVIDAHQFVYPIPASELNIIHNTANFPQNPGY; this is encoded by the coding sequence ATGAAAAAACTAGCATACATCCTGGCGCCTGCGGTACTGCTCTCTTCCTGCAGCAAGAGCTTTCTCGACCTGACACCCAAGTCCGAGGTGACCACCGGTTCCTTTTATAAGACGTCCGCCGACGCCATCACCGCGGTCAACGGATGTTATACCGTCAACCAATCCACCAACCTGTACGGGGCCGATGTCGAGGTCCTCATGGAAGAACGGGGCGACAACGTCCTCGACCTCGACATCTCCGCCGGATCGGGTACCAACTATAAGATCGCCCACTTTATCGAGGACCCCTCGAACGCCCTCTTATACAATGCGTGGGTCCAGTTATACAACGGCGTCTTCCTTTGCAACTCCCTCCTGGACCAGATCGGCCCCATCCCCATGGACAGCACCCTGAAAAACCGGGTGAGGGGAGAGGCCCAATTCCTCCGCGCCCTCCACTACTTCAACCTCGTGCGTTTGTGGGGCCCCGTTCCTCTCGTCACCCACGTCATCAGCTCCTCCGAAGCCCTCCAGCTCAAACGCGACAGCGTCGCCACTATTTATCAGCAGATCGAAGCCGACCTCACTTTTGCCGCCGCCAACCTCCCGGCCTCCTACACCGGCGCCGACGTCGGCCGCGTGACCGCCGGGGCCGCCAACGGTTTGCTCGGGAAGGTATATTTGTACGAAAAAAAATACAGCCAGGCCGCGACCGCCCTACAGGCCGTGATCAACGCCGGGGTGTATAGCCTGCAAGCCAATATCGCCACCGTCTTCACCACCAAGTACAATTCCGAAATCCTCTATGCCGTCCGTTATGCTTCCGGCATCACCGGCCAGGACCACGCCTTCTGGTTCACCGACAACAACAACCTGCCCACGATCGACAGCTCCATCGTCAAGGCCTACGGCGCCGGTGACCTGCGCAAAACCCTGACCGACGCCGTCAAACCCACCAATCTCAGCTTTACCGGTCCCCGGAAGTATATCGACGCCCCCGACGCTTCCAACAATTCCGGTATGGACTTCCCCGTACTCCGATACGCCGACGTCCTGCTTATGGAAGCCGAAGCCCTCAACGAGCAGGGCTACAACCCCACGGCGTTTACTTACCTCAACCAGGTCCGCCAGCGCGCCGGTCTTGCCGCCGAGACCGCCGCCAGCCTCCCCGACCAAAACACTTTCCGTCAGGAGGTCTACCTCGAACGCCGTCTCGAACTCCCCTTCGAATGCGACCGCTGGTTTGACCTCGTCCGCACCGGCAATGCCATCACCGCCATCGCCGCCGACGCCGGGAAAGAGGTCGTTACCGGGACGCCCATCGTGATCGATGCGCACCAATTCGTGTATCCAATTCCGGCCTCCGAACTGAATATTATCCATAACACCGCGAATTTCCCTCAGAACCCGGGGTACTAA
- a CDS encoding RNA polymerase sigma factor — MQSLASDQSIVAGILSDRIDDVAYPLYHQYHGAVSAYVLQNGGSSQDADDVFQETIVAFIDLVQRGKFRGEATVKTLLIGIGRHVWYNEIRKRKSLDQRGAVYEKNKGTEEEDGSGQLYERELHRHFLTLLTRLGEPCRTILTLFYYENRSFKEIVQETGYENEQVVRNRKYKCMKSLADMIQDDPEVMEQVKLMYD; from the coding sequence ATGCAATCATTGGCTTCTGATCAGTCCATCGTTGCCGGGATTCTATCGGACCGGATCGACGACGTTGCTTACCCTCTTTACCACCAGTATCACGGTGCAGTGTCCGCCTATGTCCTCCAAAACGGGGGGAGTTCGCAGGACGCGGACGACGTATTTCAGGAAACCATCGTGGCATTTATCGACCTCGTCCAACGGGGTAAATTCCGGGGCGAAGCCACCGTCAAGACCTTGCTGATCGGTATCGGACGCCATGTCTGGTACAACGAAATCAGGAAACGCAAAAGCCTTGACCAACGGGGAGCCGTATACGAGAAAAACAAAGGCACCGAAGAAGAAGACGGCTCCGGCCAACTCTACGAGCGGGAGCTCCACCGTCACTTTCTTACCTTATTGACCCGGCTCGGGGAACCCTGCCGGACCATCCTGACATTATTCTATTATGAGAACCGGTCCTTTAAGGAGATCGTTCAGGAAACCGGGTACGAAAACGAGCAAGTTGTCCGCAACCGGAAATATAAATGCATGAAATCGCTCGCGGATATGATCCAGGATGACCCGGAAGTTATGGAACAAGTGAAACTTATGTATGATTAA
- a CDS encoding CHAT domain-containing protein, producing MRPVKALTYCLLGCLLCLSGQGAFCQSTFDRASAYFATNHPTVLTDSLALALFDRVIREAHPGDNVLARSYLDKGILLDVKGRFGDALEAYRGAIASAGAGRSDTLLFQAFVYGGTDFYRLDDFDSAEAFLTRAEALDNPGLPERDRLYNALGALNYEGGNYLQGKDYFIKALDITRRERPGDMVSRSNFENNIASCLYKLKDYRGALTIYLGLTGSEQVYLNMGQCYREMGDYKSALAMYRRVRPRNLPGVYNEMANVYFLKGDEDSALTYLDTWRREARPTKVDEGINALYRAQVLMARRQHLEALGYLQDAIIAFSRTFRDQDIHANPSSFTGAFASYRLFDALSFKANTLESLYSQTGKGEYLEEALGAYNSAILLFRYIEKTYATDDAKLFLKRNNQDLYENAVMACLELDRLHPGGRYLEKAFITAEESKASIVSGRLEERALNHLPGMDPQLLRRQRELKRRIARLDLQDDLEHSSAAAGQRVNEEIELASVQRVIEQNSAYYKDDCPSVRELQAGLADKQAIVSFFASKEGLHIFTLTATAFHCLFVDSLATLTANVRAYLDLLGNTNQGNRFGDRTLTEALYHRLVKPLLDDLGDKEEWTIIPDGIFYRFPFEALPLDQPGHYLIDRVTIGYQLSTKFLDKAFHHSRAQNEPYNVLAFAPFADRGALTRTPASRYMNRLSGSGPETAHLPGARFINEHATKARFLEELPHYRVIHLATHAITDSLICFFPVDADPEDDCLFLPEIYGLGMDSTDLVILSACESGNGKIEGNEGLMSLSRAFMYAGCASTVNSLWKADDGSTALILKQFHVYLEKGLSKSEALRQAKLDYIHSNAVYVSPNYWAHLVLVGNTEAIVGGKSNAFGAWWWIAALVILCAGSIGLRRLFLSPSGKKDVPGLS from the coding sequence ATGCGCCCGGTCAAGGCTCTTACCTATTGTCTCCTGGGTTGTCTGCTCTGCTTGAGCGGCCAGGGCGCGTTTTGCCAAAGCACGTTTGACCGCGCAAGCGCTTATTTCGCCACCAATCATCCTACAGTCTTGACGGATTCGCTGGCCCTGGCCCTGTTCGACCGGGTTATCCGGGAGGCGCATCCGGGGGACAACGTATTGGCGCGGTCTTACCTGGACAAGGGGATCCTTTTAGACGTGAAGGGGCGGTTTGGGGATGCGCTGGAGGCTTACCGGGGCGCGATAGCAAGCGCCGGTGCCGGCCGGAGCGACACCTTGCTTTTCCAGGCGTTCGTTTACGGGGGAACGGATTTCTACCGGCTGGACGATTTTGACTCGGCGGAGGCCTTCCTGACAAGGGCGGAGGCCTTGGACAACCCGGGTTTGCCGGAAAGGGACCGGTTGTACAATGCCCTGGGGGCGCTGAACTATGAGGGGGGCAATTACCTGCAGGGCAAGGACTACTTTATAAAGGCGTTGGACATCACCCGGCGGGAAAGGCCGGGGGACATGGTGTCCCGCAGCAATTTCGAGAACAATATTGCGAGTTGTCTCTACAAACTGAAGGACTACCGGGGCGCGCTCACGATTTACCTGGGGTTGACGGGGTCGGAGCAGGTGTACCTGAATATGGGTCAGTGTTACCGGGAAATGGGTGATTATAAAAGCGCGCTGGCGATGTACCGGCGCGTCCGGCCCCGGAACCTGCCGGGGGTGTATAACGAGATGGCGAATGTATATTTCCTGAAGGGGGACGAGGACTCGGCCCTAACGTACCTGGATACCTGGAGACGGGAAGCCCGCCCGACAAAAGTAGACGAAGGCATTAACGCCCTTTACCGGGCGCAGGTGCTGATGGCGCGGCGGCAGCACCTGGAGGCGCTGGGGTATTTGCAGGATGCGATCATTGCTTTTTCCAGGACATTCCGGGACCAGGATATACACGCGAACCCGTCTTCGTTTACGGGGGCCTTTGCGTCTTACCGTTTGTTTGACGCCCTTTCCTTTAAAGCGAATACCCTGGAAAGCCTGTATAGCCAGACGGGCAAGGGGGAATACCTGGAAGAAGCGCTGGGGGCGTATAACAGCGCCATCCTTTTGTTCCGGTATATCGAAAAGACCTACGCGACGGACGATGCCAAGCTTTTCCTCAAACGGAACAACCAGGACCTGTATGAAAACGCGGTCATGGCTTGCCTGGAGCTGGACCGGTTGCACCCGGGGGGACGCTACCTGGAAAAGGCCTTTATCACCGCGGAGGAAAGCAAGGCCTCGATCGTATCGGGGCGGCTGGAGGAGCGGGCCCTGAACCACCTGCCGGGAATGGATCCGCAACTGCTCCGGCGGCAGCGGGAGCTCAAACGCCGTATCGCGCGCCTTGACCTGCAGGATGACCTGGAACACTCTTCCGCGGCGGCCGGTCAAAGAGTCAATGAGGAAATCGAGCTCGCCTCGGTCCAGCGCGTCATAGAGCAAAACAGCGCTTATTATAAAGACGATTGCCCCTCCGTCCGGGAGCTCCAGGCAGGGCTCGCGGACAAACAGGCCATCGTGAGCTTTTTTGCGTCCAAGGAAGGTTTGCACATCTTTACCCTGACGGCAACTGCGTTTCACTGCCTGTTCGTGGATTCGCTGGCGACCCTGACCGCTAACGTCAGGGCCTACCTGGACCTGTTGGGGAATACCAACCAGGGGAACCGTTTTGGCGACAGGACACTGACGGAAGCATTGTACCACCGCCTGGTAAAACCCTTGCTGGACGACCTGGGGGACAAGGAAGAATGGACCATCATCCCGGATGGGATCTTTTACCGTTTTCCCTTCGAGGCGTTGCCGCTGGATCAACCGGGGCACTACCTGATCGACCGGGTGACCATCGGGTACCAATTGTCCACCAAATTCCTGGACAAGGCGTTTCACCACAGCAGGGCCCAGAACGAGCCCTATAACGTCCTTGCTTTTGCGCCTTTTGCAGACAGGGGCGCGCTCACCCGGACGCCGGCGTCGCGGTATATGAACCGGCTGTCGGGCTCGGGGCCCGAGACGGCGCATCTGCCCGGGGCGCGTTTTATCAACGAGCACGCGACAAAGGCGCGCTTTCTGGAGGAGCTGCCCCACTACCGGGTGATCCACCTGGCCACGCACGCCATCACGGATTCGTTGATTTGTTTTTTCCCGGTGGACGCGGATCCGGAGGACGACTGTCTTTTCCTCCCGGAAATTTATGGCTTGGGCATGGATTCCACCGACCTGGTCATCCTGAGCGCCTGCGAAAGCGGGAACGGCAAGATCGAAGGCAATGAAGGTCTGATGAGCCTGTCCAGGGCTTTTATGTATGCGGGCTGCGCGAGCACGGTGAACAGCCTTTGGAAAGCCGACGACGGGTCCACCGCGCTTATTTTAAAACAATTTCACGTCTACCTGGAAAAAGGACTGTCCAAGTCCGAAGCCCTGCGACAGGCAAAGCTGGATTATATCCACAGCAACGCGGTATATGTCAGTCCCAATTATTGGGCACACCTGGTGCTGGTGGGCAATACGGAGGCGATTGTGGGAGGGAAATCAAATGCTTTTGGCGCCTGGTGGTGGATCGCAGCGCTGGTCATTTTGTGCGCAGGATCAATAGGTCTACGCCGTTTATTTCTTTCACCTTCCGGTAAAAAAGATGTTCCGGGTCTGTCTTGA
- a CDS encoding tetratricopeptide repeat protein produces the protein MTPEEFQRELDRLDERLGAGENPVPEGAAQENKVLAFAVEAIRFDALSRRVRKALDGARAQMALDGARAHQALDGAPAAQPLDSASASQPPPPQKREAPVRRLAVISLSVAAGIALILCVGKYLLTTPTGMYDKMYTSYDMGTTRGGEELAPLEHAYQSKAWSAVDDIFRVKAFPTPEDRFLAGMAFMEQGQYAPAINQFRTVGRLGTDYRDESEYYLALAYLASHQTDSALLLFQKIKTDPEHLFYRKVKEINGVDLLILRTK, from the coding sequence ATGACACCGGAAGAATTCCAACGCGAACTTGATCGACTTGACGAACGCCTGGGCGCAGGGGAGAACCCCGTCCCCGAAGGTGCGGCGCAGGAGAACAAGGTGTTGGCGTTTGCGGTGGAGGCCATACGGTTTGACGCGCTCAGCCGGCGCGTGCGCAAGGCACTGGACGGCGCCCGTGCGCAAATGGCGCTCGATGGAGCCCGCGCCCACCAGGCGCTCGACGGCGCCCCCGCGGCGCAGCCGCTGGACAGCGCCTCCGCGTCTCAGCCGCCCCCCCCGCAAAAACGGGAAGCCCCCGTTCGCCGCCTGGCGGTCATCTCCCTGAGCGTCGCCGCAGGCATCGCCCTTATCCTGTGCGTCGGCAAATACCTCCTGACGACCCCTACCGGGATGTATGATAAAATGTATACCTCCTATGACATGGGCACCACCCGCGGAGGCGAAGAACTCGCCCCCCTGGAACACGCTTATCAATCAAAAGCCTGGTCTGCTGTAGACGATATTTTCCGGGTGAAGGCATTTCCCACCCCGGAGGACCGGTTTCTGGCGGGGATGGCCTTTATGGAGCAAGGACAGTACGCACCCGCGATCAACCAGTTCAGAACGGTCGGGCGCCTGGGTACCGACTACCGGGATGAGTCGGAGTATTACCTTGCTTTGGCCTACCTCGCCAGCCACCAGACCGACTCGGCGCTCCTTCTTTTCCAAAAAATCAAGACAGACCCGGAACATCTTTTTTACCGGAAGGTGAAAGAAATAAACGGCGTAGACCTATTGATCCTGCGCACAAAATGA
- a CDS encoding helix-turn-helix transcriptional regulator has protein sequence MTRARYNRIKAALSEANLTAGALAEHMCVHKSTVSDWCTNNNQPSIQDLFKIAKFLGLDHPGDLLVPIKKAWPQKTN, from the coding sequence ATGACGAGAGCCAGGTACAACAGGATTAAGGCGGCGCTTTCTGAGGCGAATTTGACGGCTGGGGCGTTGGCGGAACATATGTGTGTCCACAAGTCCACGGTGTCCGACTGGTGTACCAATAACAACCAGCCCTCGATCCAGGACCTTTTCAAAATCGCCAAGTTTCTGGGCTTGGATCATCCGGGCGATCTCCTGGTTCCTATCAAAAAGGCGTGGCCGCAAAAGACCAATTAG
- a CDS encoding cold-shock protein, giving the protein MGESFSKKDKANKKKKDKQDKAQKMLDRKSNNNKGKGLNDMLAYVDENGNLSSTPPNAAARKEIALEDIQLGAAPIQPEETQRTGTVSFFNSTKGFGFITDDKSGEDVFFHTNQLAQPVKEKDRVSFERERTPRGYSAVRVVKTK; this is encoded by the coding sequence ATGGGCGAATCATTTTCAAAGAAGGACAAAGCGAACAAAAAAAAGAAGGACAAACAGGACAAGGCCCAGAAAATGCTGGACAGGAAGTCCAATAACAATAAGGGCAAGGGGCTGAATGATATGCTGGCCTATGTAGATGAAAACGGGAACCTTTCTTCTACTCCGCCAAACGCGGCGGCGAGGAAGGAAATTGCCCTTGAGGATATACAGTTGGGCGCCGCTCCCATACAACCGGAAGAAACGCAAAGAACGGGAACCGTCTCCTTTTTCAACAGTACCAAGGGATTTGGCTTCATTACCGACGATAAGAGCGGTGAAGACGTCTTCTTTCACACAAACCAGTTGGCCCAGCCTGTCAAGGAAAAGGACAGGGTCAGTTTTGAAAGGGAAAGGACGCCCCGAGGATACAGCGCCGTACGGGTCGTCAAAACGAAATAA
- the bla gene encoding subclass B1 metallo-beta-lactamase — MKYTLLALALIAWPGPPPLTITHLTGDCYVYTTYRPVGGEPYPANSMFLVTGKGVVMFDVPWDTTQYQPLFDSISTRFHQPVVLCISTHFHDDRTAGLSFLKQRGIPTWSSALTRELCVLHHNDVAENVFTKDTTFTVGNYSFSTFYPGAGHTTDNIVIWVPKARVLYGGCFVKSTEAPGLGNLADADPVAWPVSLQRLMKAFPDPDFVIPGHLGWTDKESLRHTARLLQAYKGGQ, encoded by the coding sequence ATGAAATATACCCTGCTGGCCCTCGCCCTCATCGCCTGGCCCGGCCCCCCACCCCTGACCATCACGCACCTGACCGGTGACTGTTATGTATATACCACCTACCGTCCTGTGGGCGGCGAACCTTACCCCGCCAACAGCATGTTCCTGGTCACGGGGAAGGGAGTGGTGATGTTCGATGTCCCCTGGGATACCACCCAGTATCAACCCCTATTCGACAGCATCTCGACCCGGTTTCACCAACCTGTGGTTCTTTGCATTTCAACCCACTTTCATGACGACCGCACCGCGGGATTGTCCTTTCTCAAACAGCGGGGGATTCCCACCTGGTCATCGGCGCTGACCCGAGAGCTTTGCGTGCTGCACCATAACGACGTGGCGGAAAATGTCTTTACAAAGGATACCACCTTTACCGTGGGCAATTATTCCTTCAGCACGTTTTATCCCGGTGCGGGGCACACAACGGACAACATCGTCATCTGGGTGCCGAAAGCCCGGGTTCTTTATGGAGGCTGTTTCGTCAAAAGCACGGAGGCGCCTGGCCTGGGTAATCTGGCGGACGCGGATCCGGTCGCGTGGCCGGTGTCCCTCCAACGGTTGATGAAGGCGTTTCCGGATCCGGATTTCGTCATCCCGGGTCATCTGGGCTGGACAGACAAGGAATCCCTGCGGCATACGGCCAGGCTATTGCAAGCGTATAAGGGGGGACAGTAA